A single region of the Thermoanaerobaculum aquaticum genome encodes:
- a CDS encoding flippase activity-associated protein Agl23: MKRWEKVAWWLLGLAAVVSRFLFLGERVPHHDEAVHAHLARELLLLGKYQYDPTYHGPLQFYVMAPLMAVFGQNDFVVRIWAAVCGVGLVLAPALLRKRVGGSGALGMGVLMLFSPTLTYYSRFAREDAPVIFFTFAAAALLLAGQRHRRYALFPVAVLAALHLASKETFYVYLVVLAVAWCATWIRRPSYAWTTLQPWLKQNQTNLLAAFFLFLAVTLTLYTFFFRHPEDILFPVKAVVYWWGQHAQERVAGPAWYYLPRLALYEFAILGLAAGFYWQRRRRISATWRFFFFWGLVSLAMYAYLGEKVPWLALHQILPFLPPAGIALGRLVSRGAWRARMGVLVLFAATAWNTVQACFVNSAIEPSTGKAELLVYVQTVPSFKAIIEEGKQLAAQSGDELAIAVAGEAGWPLAWSWANIPVWWDTPKEGQNIRLFLCDPGREQEIVNTLGKGFGCGEIPLRAWWAEEGPFTLRGVTTWFFTRQAWSPVGFQSVTVCRILPEPPAGSSAP, from the coding sequence ATGAAGCGCTGGGAAAAGGTGGCGTGGTGGCTGCTGGGCCTTGCGGCTGTGGTTTCCCGATTCCTGTTCTTAGGGGAAAGGGTTCCCCACCATGACGAAGCCGTCCATGCGCACTTGGCCCGGGAGCTCCTGCTTTTAGGTAAGTACCAGTATGACCCCACCTACCACGGCCCGCTGCAGTTTTACGTCATGGCGCCGCTGATGGCGGTGTTCGGGCAAAACGACTTCGTAGTGCGGATTTGGGCAGCCGTCTGTGGTGTGGGGCTGGTCCTCGCCCCCGCGCTGCTCCGCAAACGGGTGGGCGGCTCCGGCGCTTTGGGCATGGGAGTGCTGATGCTCTTTTCGCCAACGCTCACCTATTACTCGCGCTTTGCCCGAGAGGATGCGCCGGTGATTTTCTTTACCTTTGCTGCTGCGGCCCTCCTTTTGGCGGGCCAGCGACACAGGCGCTATGCGCTGTTCCCCGTTGCGGTTTTGGCGGCGCTCCACCTGGCCTCCAAGGAAACCTTTTACGTTTACCTTGTGGTGTTGGCCGTGGCCTGGTGCGCCACGTGGATCAGGCGACCAAGTTACGCTTGGACCACGCTCCAGCCATGGCTCAAGCAGAATCAAACTAACCTCTTAGCTGCTTTTTTCCTCTTCCTCGCGGTAACACTCACACTTTACACTTTTTTCTTCCGCCATCCTGAAGACATCCTTTTTCCCGTTAAGGCGGTGGTTTACTGGTGGGGTCAGCATGCCCAGGAGCGGGTTGCCGGACCGGCTTGGTACTACCTGCCGCGGCTGGCCCTTTACGAGTTTGCCATCCTAGGTTTAGCTGCGGGCTTTTACTGGCAGCGGCGGCGAAGGATTTCGGCAACGTGGCGTTTTTTCTTCTTTTGGGGTTTGGTTTCGCTGGCCATGTACGCGTACTTGGGAGAGAAGGTCCCGTGGCTCGCGTTGCATCAAATCCTCCCATTTCTGCCCCCGGCTGGAATCGCGTTGGGCCGGCTGGTGAGCAGGGGTGCGTGGCGTGCCCGAATGGGGGTTCTGGTTTTGTTTGCCGCCACCGCCTGGAACACCGTCCAGGCTTGCTTCGTCAACTCGGCCATTGAGCCTAGCACCGGAAAAGCCGAGCTTTTGGTGTACGTGCAAACCGTGCCGTCTTTCAAAGCCATCATTGAAGAGGGCAAGCAATTGGCGGCGCAAAGCGGGGATGAGTTGGCGATAGCCGTGGCCGGCGAAGCAGGATGGCCATTGGCTTGGAGCTGGGCCAACATCCCGGTCTGGTGGGACACACCCAAGGAGGGGCAAAACATCCGCTTGTTCCTCTGCGACCCGGGTCGGGAGCAGGAAATCGTCAACACCTTGGGCAAGGGCTTCGGATGCGGCGAAATTCCCTTACGGGCGTGGTGGGCAGAAGAAGGGCCTTTCACGCTAAGGGGGGTAACCACGTGGTTTTTCACCCGCCAGGCGTGGTCGCCGGTGGGATTTCAGTCGGTAACCGTTTGCCGTATCCTCCCGGAACCTCCCGCCGGCTCTTCGGCACCGTAA